From Microtus pennsylvanicus isolate mMicPen1 chromosome 10, mMicPen1.hap1, whole genome shotgun sequence, one genomic window encodes:
- the Nt5dc2 gene encoding 5'-nucleotidase domain-containing protein 2 produces MAGAGLRAAARRWLLCGGHGGPRAASSSPSCPGCGPPGPGAHCPSTPRSAPADSADLSAHLWARYQDMRRLVHDLLPPEVCSLLNPAAIYANNEISLSDVEVYGFDYDYTLAQYADALHPEIFNAARDILIEHYKYPEGIRKYDYDPSFAIRGLHYDIQKSLLMKIDAFHYVQLGTAYRGLQPVPDDEVIDLYGGTQHIPLYQMSGFYGKGPSIKQFMDIFSLPEMALLSCVVDYFLGHGLEFDQVHLYKDVTDAIRDVHVKGLMYQWIEQDMEKYILRGDETFAVLSRLVAHGKQLFLITNSPFSFVDKGMRHMVGPDWRQLFDVVIVQADKPNFFTDRRKPFRKLDEKGSLHWDRITRLEKGKIYRQGNLFDFLRLTEWRGPRVLYFGDHLYSDLADLMLRHGWRTGAIIPELEREIRIINTEQYMHSLTWQQALTGLLERMQTYQDAESRQVLATWMKEREELRCITKALFNAQFGSIFRTFHNPTYFSRRLVRFSDLYMASLSCLLNYRVDFTFYPRRTPLQHEAPLWMDQLCTGCMKTPFLGDMAHIR; encoded by the exons ATGGCGGGTGCGGGACTGCGGGCGGCAGCTCGGCGCTGGCTGCTGTGCGGAGGCCACGGCGGACCGCGGGCCGCCTCGTCCTCACCCTCCTGCCCTGGCTGCGGCCCGCCGGGTCCCGGAGCCCACTGCCCCAGCACCCCGCGCTCGGCGCCCGCAGACAGCGCGGACCTCAGCGCGCACTTGTGGGCTCGTTACCAGGACATGCGGAGGCTGGTGCACG ACCTTCTGCCCCCTGAGGTCTGTAGCCTCCTAAACCCAGCAGCCATCTACGCCAACAATGAGATCAGCCTGAGTGACGTTGAAGTCTACGGCTTTGACTACGACTACACGCTGGCCCAGTATGCAGATGCGCTGCACCCCGAGATTTTCAATGCTGCCAGGGACATCCTGATAGAGCACTACAAG TACCCTGAGGGAATTCGGAAGTATGACTATGACCCCAGCTTTGCCATCCGCGGTCTCCACTATGACATTCAGAAG AGCCTTCTGATGAAGATTGATGCTTTTCATTATGTACAGCTGGGAACAGCCTACAG GGGTCTCCAGCCCGTGCCAGATGATGAAGTAATTGACCTATACGGTGGCACCCAGCACATCCCGCTATACCAGATGAGCGGCTTCTACGGCAAG GGCCCTTCCATCAAGCAGTTCATGGACATCTTCTCCCTACCAGAGATGGCACTACTGTCCTGTGTGGTGGACTACTTTCTGGGCCATGGCCTGGAGTTTGACCAAGTACACCTCTACAAGGATGTGACG GATGCCATCCGGGATGTGCACGTGAAGGGCCTCATGTACCAGTGGATTGAGCAAGACATGG AGAAGTACATCCTGAGAGGAGACGAGACGTTTGCAGTGCTGAGCCGCCTGGTGGCCCACGGGAAGCAGCTGTTCCTCATCACCAACAGTCCCTTCAGCTTTGT GGACAAAGGCATGCGGCACATGGTAGGTCCTGACTGGCGACAGCTCTTCGATGTAGTCATTGTCCAGGCAGACAAGCCCAACTTTTTCACCGACCGGCGCAA GCCTTTCCGGAAGCTTGATGAGAAAGGCTCCCTGCACTGGGACCGCATCACGCGGCTGGAAAAGGGCAAGATCTACCGGCAG ggaaACCTGTTTGACTTTCTTCGACTGACAGAATGGCGAGGACCGCGTGTGCTCTACTTCGGTGACCACCTCTACAGTGACCTGGCG GATCTCATGCTGCGGCATGGCTGGCGCACGGGAGCCATCATCCCTGAGCTGGAGCGCGAGATCCGCATCATCAACACGGAACAGTACATGCACTCGCTGACCTGGCAGCAGGCGCTCACCGGGCTGCTGGAACGCATGCAG ACCTATCAGGATGCAGAGTCGCGACAGGTGCTGGCTACTTGGATGAAGGAGCGGGAAGAGCTGAG aTGCATCACCAAGGCCCTATTCAATGCGCAGTTTGGGAGCATCTTCCGCACCTTCCACAACCCCACCTACTTCTCCAGGCGCCTCGTGcgcttctctgacctctacatggcctctctgagctgtCTGCTCAACTACCGTGTGGACTTCACGTTTTACCCACGTCGAACACCCCTGCAGCACGAGGCGCCCCTCTGGATGGACCAGCTCTGCACTGGATGCATGAAGACACCTTTTCTCGGCGACATGGCCCACATCCGCTGA